One Oncorhynchus kisutch isolate 150728-3 linkage group LG13, Okis_V2, whole genome shotgun sequence DNA window includes the following coding sequences:
- the gem gene encoding GTP-binding protein GEM: MLLSMRRHSLRLQHQLHRWSIGDTGSHLSDSLASPACMSRSKSCTNSAGESDGSRDSWASLDSTDSVISTGSTGNTGGSSRPYRVVLLGASGVGKTAIASIFAGAADSMDSDECELYGDEVCEQTITVDGEKATVTLVDNWDSEDEGGSSQDQCIQTGDAYLLVYSITDRSSFLKASELRISLRQHRPAHHTPIILVGNKCDLVRRREVSVNEGRACAAVFDCKFIETSAAMQHNVWPAFHGIVQQLRLRRDTKENNDRRRHTHSHTRRDSIPKKAKRFLDKMVAKNNANVAFRLKSKSCHDLSVL; this comes from the exons ATGCTGTTGAGTATGCGACGACACAGTCTGCGGCTCCAGCACCAACTCCACCGGTGGAGCATCGGTGATACCGGGAGCCACCTATCAGACAGCCTCGCGTCTCCAGCGTGCATGTCCCGCTCCAAATCCTGTACGAACTCCGCCGGGGAATCGGATGGGAGCCGCGACAGCTGGGCCTCTTTAGACTCCACAGACTCCGTCATCTCCACTGGGTCTACCGGGAATACCGGCGGCAGCTCGAGACCGTATCGCGTGGTGCTGCTGGGCGCCAGTGGGGTCGGTAAAACCGCGATTGCCAGCATCTTCGCTGGAGCGGCGGACAGCATGGACAGTGACGAGTGCGAGCTCTATGGAG ATGAGGTGTGTGAGCAGACCATCACAGTGGATGGAGAGAAAGCCACAGTCACTCTAGTGGACAACTGGGACTCAGAG GATGAGGGAGGGTCTTCTCAGGACCAGTGTATACAGACAGGCGATGCGTACCTGCTGGTCTACTCTATAACTGACCGGTCCTCCTTCCTGAAAGCCTCAGAGCTACGTATATCCCTCCGCCAACACCGCCCTGCCCACCACACGCCAATCATCCTGGTGGGAAACAAGTGTGACTTGGTCCGCCGCAGAGAGGTGTCAGTTAATG AGGGCCGTGCGTGTGCTGCAGTGTTTGACTGTAAGTTCATCGAGACGTCAGCGGCGATGCAACACAATGTCTGGCCAGCCTTCCATGGCATTGTACAGCAGCTACGACTACGCAGAGACACCAAGGAGAACAATGACCgccgcagacacacacactcacacacacgccgCGACAGCATACCCAAGAAGGCCAAACGCTTCCTGGACAAGATGGTGGCCAAGAACAATGCCAACGTTGCATTCCGCCTGAAGTCCAAATCCTGCCATGACCTTTCAGTGCTCTAA